Within Thamnophis elegans isolate rThaEle1 chromosome 11, rThaEle1.pri, whole genome shotgun sequence, the genomic segment CATCAACAACCTTTGATGGAAATTAAATCAAATCGCATTCGTTCTGCCAAACCCCAGACTGCAGTATTTAGAGGAATGATAGGACACAGCATGGTAAATAGCAAAATACTCCTCCTGCACAAGCCAAGGGTCTGGTGGGAGTTAGAAGGCCCACAAGTACCTTTGAGACCAGATTGCCTTGCTATTGTTAATAACTTTGTGTTCTTATTGGGTGGGGAAGAGTTGGGGCCCGATGGTGAATTTCATGCTTCCTCCAAGGTGTTCCGATATGATCCAAGGCAAAACTCTTGGTTGCGAATGGCAGATATGTCTGTGCCACGGTCAGAATTTGCTGTTGGTGTTATTGGAAGATACATCTATGCAGTAGCTGGAAGAACAAGAGATGAAACATTTTATTCAACTGAACGATATGATATTACAGAAGATAAGTGGGAATTTGTAGATCCTTATCCAGTCAATAAATATGGACATGAAGGAACTGTTCTTGGCAGCAAATTGTACATCACTGGTGGAATAACATCGTCTTCTACGTCCAAGCAGGTATGTGTATTTGATCCCAGTAAAGAAGGAACTGTGGAGCAGCGAACAAGGAGGACTCAAGTGGTGACTAATTGTTGggaaaacaaatgcaaaatgaaTTATGCAAGATGTTTTCACAAAATGCTTTCCTATAACGGCAAGCTTTATGTTTTTGGAGGTGTCTGTGTAATCCTGAGAGCCTCGTTTGAATCTCAAGGCTGCCCTTCTACAGAGGTTTACGATCCAGATACTGATCAATGGACAATTTTGGCTTCTATGCCAATTGGGAGAAGTGGCCATGGTGTGGCTGTTCTGGACAAGCAAATAATGGTTCTTGGAGGCCTTTGTTACAATGGTCACTACAGTGATTCAATTCTTACTTTTGATCCTGAAGATAATAAATGGAAAGAAGATGAATACCCAAGAATGCCCTGCAAACTGGATGGTTTACAAGTTTGTAGCCTACATTTTCCCGAATATGTGCTAGAACATGTTAGACGTTGTAGTTAAAATACTCAAGAAGAAAGTATCCATGAGAAAAGCAGAGTAAAGTAGAGAGAAATAAAGCAAATTAAATGTCATTGATTTGTGTAATATACATCTTAATACAGGAATGTATTTACAAAGTTTATTAAGAATAACTGCAGTTTcataataattaatttttttacatattatatggtcagagaagaaaaaataaaagatgttcttccattttatttcttGTAAAACCATAACAgatgcacacaaacacatgtcTCTGTAAACAAAAAATTGTGGTTCAAAAAGTGGTGGAACATACTCTTTTTGAAAGGTGGTTTAAAAGCAAATGTATTGTGGATTTTAATTCTTTAAACAGATGAAAATTTGGACATTCTTAATAGAACAGATTTTCTTCTAATATAGCAGTGCAATGGGCCTTTTGTTTTAAGTACATTATTTGTTTTTTCAATACTTCTTTTTCACTTTTATGCCCCCTGAACAAATTTGACACATCATCTATTGATATTGGTCacaatttaaaatagttttctatttttatatgaTTTTCCTTAATTTCATGCAATAGTTCATATTAGTCTTACAGAAAAATAAGTTTCTAAAAGTAATTTaagttttttaatgaaaattctaGACTgcctttgttttaattgtttgtgAATAAAATGTATGTATAAAGTAAGgtcaaaatgcatatttttatgtGCAGCTAAAAATCTATTTTTACTAATACACAGATATCAGCCATATCTGCAGAATTTTAGCTGTGATGGTAtcctttcatatatacattcattgGATAATTGAAAACGTCATTCTCATTAATGTACATGTTGACTGATGGAGTAATATTTGAACTCCTTTTAATGCAAATAAGGAAGAAAGTGTGTGTAATTTTATCTTCTTAATGCTTTGCCCTGAAATACCTAACATAAATGTGTATAATAAGCATAAAGTCTGTTCTTTATGAGCAGATAATTTTCTCCAGGTATTATCAGCTATTGGCAAAACCATTTCCTTGCACTGATTAAGCTGTTGTACTTAAAAACAGAGATTTGACTGACTCAGCATTATTTCAGCAAACTTAAAAATATTACTGGCTTCTCTATTTCTGAATAGGGTGGCTGGCAGCGGAAGGATCCTGTATCCCTTGAAATTTTGTTGAACCCAACCTCAGTCAGCAAGGCCAGTTGGCAAAATTTGGAGTTCCCACCTCTGGACAATAAGATGTTGTTAAAAGCACTCTCTAAATATGTGGACACATGTCTGAAAATGAGTGATATCCCTCAATCTGAATAGAACTTTGAATTGACACTGAACTTTCATTATCTCTTTAAAGTAAtttggaaatgtgaaaaataatagcTGACAATTTGAAACTTGTTGACTCTAGGCAGACTGCTGAAATGGTTTCATGAGATTCAATGCCCATGTAAAACATAAAGATATAAGCTGCACaattttattttagcattttgGGAACCTCTATATAACAACATGCTATATTCTTGGAATTTATGCATGTGATAAGTTCCCAATTTTTGTTGTTAAACAGCAACATACTTGACTGAAGCAAATATATAATTGTTCTTTCCAAGCTTTTCTCTCTGAAAGCTAAATTAATGGGGCAATATTACTTTGTGATTATCTCAAAGATCAAAAGTATAAATTACCCCTGTAATAATATGCTATGTTTACTGAGATGTTATTAAAAATGGTAGGCCAAATTTTCTCATTAGTTACTTGCACACAGACAAATTTGAATGTTCATAAATTGCATATGTTTCTGAAAAAAGCATCATACTACACAAAATCAAATGCATGTTAAATCAAAAGTGATCCTCTTGTTTGTGTAACTTATGTTTACTACTTTTAATGTACACATTGGACAGTTATTAACCTTATTAAGATGCAACCAAAGCTTAATTCTGTAACTGACAACATAATAAGATAAGAGAATGTATTTGCTAGGGAAAATATAgcagaaaaaattattttgttctgttttaagaCAAACTACCCTGCTGGGATTCAGTTTTGAAGGCATATCAGTTGGTATATACTGGCAGTAGTTCCTGaatgaataaaagaattctgatcttttattcataaaataaaagcAGCATACTAATGTTTATATATACACATTCATCCAttatttctcctattttcctaTAGACCTATCCATTTTTATAttagtatataaaatataatatataaacagGAAATTGTAAATGAGCTTAATTCACAGCATGTTTCAAAATGTGACTTATAACTTCTCACATCCCATTTTAAGAACTTGTGTTGCCACAGGAACATAATCTCTCAAAATAAGTATAGAGTTTTTCAGTAACTTGAATTTTTGCTCACCATAAAATTTACTTCTATTTAGCCTATTCATTAGACTAAAATTAACTAATTCTAGAAGTGTTTGTGATAGGATAAGGTCAGATAAAAATGGAAGTGAATTTTTTCCAAGTACGTTAAAGAGCCATTTTTGTATAATGTTAATTATTAAACACTTAGTATTGCTGCTTCACTATGGTTGTTATGAGATCAAAAACTTCTGGCTATAGAGAATGAGAGTTTTTGTTTACATCTAACTTGGGGGGAATCATTAGCTTAGGTTTAAGCAATGGTTTACCTGCCTGGCTTtcaagtaatatttgaatattgatAGCTTTAATCTCTTGTAAAGTTAATTTGATAGACCCGTTTATAGAGATtcccagtcattcaggtcatggttgtctcaaaggtgcttttttcaatacttgtccaattgcctcttgggggaaaaaaaaacacctttgggagaaTTTGACAGTCCCCTTGCAATTGTATCTCAAAGGGCTTTTAAGGCCAAGGTCTTCACTACTAAtgtagaaaatgtttttttttaataaagtgtaTCAATATGTGTCTATCCATGCAGACAGACACATATTGATAAATGTTGATAAATTAAAGGCAATTTTACTCTAGGAGTGCTTTTAAAACAGAATCCTCCACAGCCAAGTTTATATGCTATGTAGTCTGATCAATACCTAAATCATCCTGGGTATCATATagaagagttttaaaaaataatttaccaCTGAGACAATAGTAAAATTatgaaatatattaatagatatagcaatagcacttatatataccactacacagtgctttacagtcgtctctaagtggtttacagagtcagcatattgcccccaacaatctgggtcctcattttactaacctcggaaggatgggaggctgattcaaccttgagcttggtgagatttgaactgccaaattgcagcagaaatagcctgcagtactgcattctaaccactgcacacatATAGACCCCAGCTCTGTTACATTATGAATTGCTTTCTCAATTATAGTAAGTTATCTGAAAAGGC encodes:
- the KLHL15 gene encoding kelch-like protein 15 isoform X1, with product MAGDVEGFSSSIHDTSISAGFRTLYEEGLLLDVTLVIEDHQFQAHKALLATQSDYFRIMFTADMRERDQDKIHLKGLTATGFSHVLQFMYYGTIELSMSTVHEILQAAMYVQLIEVVKFCCSFLLAKICLENCAEIMRLLDDFGVNIEGVREKLDSFLLENFVPLMARPDFLSCLSFEKLMTYLDNDHLSRFPEIELYEAVQTWLRHDRRRWRHTDTIIQNIRFCLMTPSSVFEKVKTSEFYRYSRQLRHEVEQAMNYFHSVHQQPLMEIKSNRIRSAKPQTAVFRGMIGHSMVNSKILLLHKPRVWWELEGPQVPLRPDCLAIVNNFVFLLGGEELGPDGEFHASSKVFRYDPRQNSWLRMADMSVPRSEFAVGVIGRYIYAVAGRTRDETFYSTERYDITEDKWEFVDPYPVNKYGHEGTVLGSKLYITGGITSSSTSKQVCVFDPSKEGTVEQRTRRTQVVTNCWENKCKMNYARCFHKMLSYNGKLYVFGGVCVILRASFESQGCPSTEVYDPDTDQWTILASMPIGRSGHGVAVLDKQIMVLGGLCYNGHYSDSILTFDPEDNKWKEDEYPRMPCKLDGLQVCSLHFPEYVLEHVRRCS